A part of Pectobacterium cacticida genomic DNA contains:
- the xseA gene encoding exodeoxyribonuclease VII large subunit, whose amino-acid sequence MSQLPSSTIFTVSRLNQTVRQLLEMEMGQIWLSGEISNLSQPSSGHWYFTLKDERAQVRCAMFRNSNRKVMFRPQNGQQVLIRATLTLYEPRGDYQLLAESMQPAGDGLLQQQFEQLKQKLTAEGMFDQQFKQALPSPAKQVGVITSTSGAALHDILQVLQRRDPSLPVVVYPTSVQGVDAPLQIVRAIELANQRDECDVLIVGRGGGSLEDLWSFNDERVARAIFASHIPIVSAVGHETDVTIADFVGDLRAPTPSAAAELVSRNQLELLRQIRSQRQRLEMAMDYYLAQRNREFTRLHHRLQQQHPQLRLARQQARLVKLRQRLDDAIQQQLRQTSRRSERLQQRLMQQQPQTRIHRAQQRLQQLSYQMQSAVERQLNQNKQKLGIACSRLEGISPLATLARGYTVTTLPGGQVLKNIAQVTSGEILTTRLQDGWVESQVTTQIPRQMTPSERKK is encoded by the coding sequence ATGTCTCAACTTCCCTCTTCTACCATTTTTACCGTTAGCCGCCTGAATCAAACGGTTAGACAACTGTTGGAAATGGAAATGGGCCAGATTTGGCTCTCTGGTGAAATATCCAATCTGTCACAGCCGTCATCCGGTCATTGGTATTTCACGTTAAAAGATGAACGCGCACAGGTGCGTTGCGCTATGTTTCGCAACAGTAACCGTAAAGTCATGTTTCGTCCGCAAAATGGTCAGCAAGTGCTCATTCGCGCTACCCTCACGCTCTATGAACCTCGTGGTGACTATCAGTTGCTTGCGGAAAGTATGCAGCCCGCTGGCGACGGCCTGCTACAGCAGCAATTTGAACAACTCAAACAAAAGCTAACCGCTGAGGGGATGTTCGACCAACAGTTTAAACAAGCGCTCCCCTCCCCAGCCAAACAGGTTGGCGTGATTACGTCAACGAGCGGTGCCGCTTTACATGACATCTTGCAAGTATTGCAGCGCCGCGATCCATCACTGCCAGTGGTGGTTTATCCCACGTCGGTGCAAGGTGTAGACGCACCGCTACAGATTGTGCGCGCTATTGAACTGGCTAACCAGAGAGATGAGTGTGATGTGTTAATCGTCGGGCGCGGCGGCGGCTCGCTGGAAGATCTGTGGAGCTTTAATGATGAACGGGTCGCCCGCGCCATCTTCGCCAGCCACATTCCTATCGTCAGCGCCGTCGGCCACGAGACCGATGTCACCATCGCCGATTTCGTCGGTGACCTGCGCGCGCCCACACCGTCCGCTGCTGCCGAGTTAGTGAGTCGTAACCAACTGGAGCTCTTGCGCCAGATCCGGTCCCAGCGCCAGCGGCTGGAAATGGCGATGGATTATTACCTTGCCCAGCGTAACCGGGAATTTACTCGTCTGCATCACCGCTTACAGCAGCAGCATCCGCAACTGCGGCTGGCACGTCAGCAGGCACGGTTGGTTAAACTGCGCCAGCGGCTGGATGACGCCATACAGCAGCAGCTTCGGCAGACCTCACGCCGAAGCGAACGCTTACAGCAGCGCCTAATGCAACAGCAGCCGCAGACCCGTATTCATCGTGCGCAACAGCGTTTACAGCAGTTGAGCTATCAGATGCAGAGTGCGGTGGAACGCCAGTTAAATCAGAACAAGCAGAAGCTGGGTATCGCCTGTTCACGGCTAGAAGGCATTAGCCCACTGGCGACACTGGCGCGCGGCTATACTGTCACTACATTGCCGGGCGGTCAGGTGCTAAAAAATATCGCGCAAGTCACTTCGGGCGAAATATTGACAACCCGCTTACAGGATGGTTGGGTTGAAAGTCAGGTCACGACGCAGATTCCGCGTCAGATGACACCTAGCGAGCGTAAAAAATAG
- a CDS encoding AEC family transporter, translating to MTWEHWSFAFGVTMPNLLMLFIGVALRKLNLLNDSFCDAAMRLVFNLSLPCLLFFSVASNHQAFSEQWPLIIYGVVGTLATFLLLEIVATRLVKEPTERGIFVQGGFRSNTGIMGMAFAMSAYGDKGVAIGSMYLMVTVIMFNALSVITLTRSLQRQSANQHISMRTLLRSIVTNPLIIGLLCGAAYAQSHLPLPAVIKQTGSLISSLALPLALLCAGASLEWRSMFRSSNVAMFSSVAKLLVVPGLLTLGGWLVGFRGVELGIIFLFSSTPTAAGSYAMTRAMGGNATLAANIIGLTTAGSFFVIALGLYFLRSLGVI from the coding sequence ATGACCTGGGAACATTGGAGTTTTGCGTTCGGCGTTACGATGCCTAACTTACTCATGCTGTTCATCGGTGTGGCGTTGCGTAAGTTAAATTTATTGAACGATAGTTTCTGCGATGCAGCGATGCGGTTAGTCTTTAACCTTTCTCTGCCTTGTTTATTATTTTTTAGCGTTGCAAGCAATCATCAGGCGTTCTCAGAACAATGGCCGCTGATTATATACGGCGTGGTGGGAACATTGGCAACCTTCCTGCTACTGGAGATAGTGGCCACTCGCCTGGTTAAAGAACCGACGGAGAGAGGCATATTCGTTCAGGGGGGGTTCCGTTCTAATACGGGGATTATGGGCATGGCGTTCGCGATGAGCGCTTATGGTGATAAAGGGGTTGCCATTGGATCTATGTATCTGATGGTAACAGTGATTATGTTCAATGCGTTGTCCGTCATCACACTAACGCGCAGCTTACAGCGGCAGTCCGCCAATCAACATATTTCGATGCGTACCCTGTTGCGGAGTATTGTCACCAACCCATTGATTATTGGTTTGCTTTGTGGGGCGGCCTATGCACAGAGCCATTTGCCGCTACCTGCTGTCATTAAGCAAACGGGTAGCCTTATCTCTTCGCTAGCGCTACCGCTAGCGTTACTCTGTGCTGGCGCGAGCCTGGAGTGGCGCAGCATGTTTCGCTCGTCTAACGTCGCGATGTTCTCTTCCGTGGCGAAGTTATTGGTTGTCCCTGGGCTGTTGACTTTAGGTGGGTGGCTCGTGGGTTTTCGTGGTGTTGAACTTGGCATTATCTTTTTGTTTTCCTCAACGCCAACGGCGGCGGGCAGCTATGCAATGACGCGGGCGATGGGGGGGAATGCGACGCTAGCCGCCAATATCATCGGGTTAACGACGGCAGGATCGTTTTTTGTCATCGCATTAGGGCTCTATTTTTTACGCTCGCTAGGTGTCATCTGA
- the der gene encoding ribosome biogenesis GTPase Der — protein sequence MIPVVALVGRPNVGKSTLFNRLTRTRDALVADFPGLTRDRKYGRAEVEGHEFIIVDTGGIDGTEDGVEMRMAGQSLVAIEEADIVLFMVDARAGLMPADEGIAKHLRSREKTTVLVANKTDGLDPDTVTADFYSLGMGDVYAIAASHGRGVTSLLETVLLPFVQDKVEEPVELTEEEENAAYWAEREAQSKVSDDAVEDDFNPEDLPIKLAIVGRPNVGKSTLTNRILGEERVVVYDMPGTTRDSVYIPMVRDGREYILIDTAGVRKRGKVTETVEKFSVIKTLQAIEDANVVLLVIDAREGISDQDLSLLGFILNSGRSLVIVVNKWDGLSQDVREQVKETLDLRLGFIDFARVHFISALHGSGVGNLFESVTEAYSCATRRVSTAMLTRIMQMASDEHQPPMVRGRRVKLKYAHAGGYNPPIVVIHGNQVKDLPDSYKRYLMNYYRRSLKVMGTPIRIQFKEGENPFADKRNTLTPNQLRKRKRLMSHIKKGK from the coding sequence ATGATACCTGTCGTCGCGCTGGTCGGGCGTCCGAATGTGGGGAAATCCACGCTGTTTAATCGCTTAACACGCACGCGTGATGCACTGGTGGCGGATTTTCCCGGGCTGACACGCGACCGCAAGTATGGGCGTGCAGAAGTAGAGGGCCATGAATTTATCATCGTTGATACCGGTGGCATTGACGGCACGGAGGATGGTGTAGAAATGCGTATGGCTGGACAATCGTTAGTCGCGATTGAGGAAGCCGATATTGTGTTGTTCATGGTGGATGCCCGCGCGGGATTAATGCCAGCGGATGAAGGCATTGCCAAGCATTTGCGCAGTCGCGAAAAGACGACGGTGCTGGTCGCGAATAAAACCGATGGCCTTGATCCAGATACGGTCACGGCAGATTTTTATTCGCTGGGGATGGGGGATGTCTATGCCATCGCCGCATCTCATGGCCGTGGCGTGACATCGCTGCTAGAGACAGTCCTACTGCCGTTTGTACAAGATAAAGTCGAAGAACCCGTTGAGTTAACAGAAGAAGAAGAGAATGCGGCTTACTGGGCTGAGCGCGAAGCGCAAAGCAAGGTCAGCGATGACGCGGTGGAAGATGATTTCAATCCTGAAGATTTGCCGATCAAACTGGCGATTGTCGGTCGACCAAACGTAGGTAAGTCCACGTTGACAAACCGTATTTTAGGTGAAGAGCGCGTGGTGGTATACGACATGCCGGGTACTACGCGCGACAGTGTCTATATCCCCATGGTGCGCGATGGGCGTGAATATATTCTTATTGATACCGCCGGAGTACGTAAGCGCGGAAAAGTGACGGAAACGGTAGAGAAATTTTCTGTTATCAAGACATTGCAAGCAATAGAAGATGCCAATGTTGTCCTGTTGGTTATTGATGCGCGTGAAGGCATTTCCGATCAGGATCTCTCACTGCTGGGCTTTATCCTGAATAGCGGGCGCTCCCTGGTAATTGTGGTAAACAAGTGGGATGGTTTGTCGCAGGATGTGCGTGAGCAGGTGAAAGAGACGCTCGATCTCCGCCTCGGTTTTATTGATTTTGCACGTGTTCACTTCATTTCAGCATTACACGGCAGCGGCGTAGGTAACCTTTTTGAATCGGTAACTGAAGCCTACTCGTGCGCAACGCGTCGCGTTAGTACGGCGATGTTAACGCGCATCATGCAAATGGCGTCAGATGAACATCAACCGCCGATGGTGCGAGGTCGACGAGTGAAGCTCAAGTATGCGCATGCAGGGGGATATAACCCGCCAATTGTGGTGATCCACGGTAACCAGGTGAAAGATCTGCCGGATTCTTACAAACGCTATCTGATGAACTACTACCGCCGTTCGCTAAAAGTAATGGGAACGCCGATTCGGATTCAGTTTAAAGAGGGGGAAAACCCCTTTGCGGATAAGCGCAACACGTTGACGCCAAACCAGCTACGCAAACGTAAGCGTCTAATGTCACACATTAAAAAGGGTAAGTGA
- the guaB gene encoding IMP dehydrogenase, with the protein MLRIAKEALTFDDVLLIPAHSTVLPNTADLSTQLTKNIRLNIPMLSAAMDTVTESALAIALAQEGGLGFIHKNMSIERQAEEVSRVKKHESGVVVDPQTVTPETTLREVKALTERNGFAGYPVVAKDNELVGIITGRDVRFVTDLEKPVSTFMTPKERLVTVKEGEARDVVLQKMHEKRVEKALVVDDKFHLLGMITVKDFQKAERKPNACKDEHGRLRVGAAVGAGAGNEERIDALVAAGVDVLLIDSSHGHSEGVLQRIRETRAKYPNLDIIGGNVATGAGAKALVDAGVSAVKVGIGPGSICTTRIVTGVGVPQITAISDAVDALEGTGIPVIADGGIRFSGDIAKAIAAGAACVMVGSMLAGTEESPGEIELYQGRAFKSYRGMGSLGAMSKGSSDRYFQSDNAADKLVPEGIEGRVAYKGRLKEIVHQQMGGLRSCMGLTGCGTIDALRTQAEFVRISGAGIQESHVHDVTITKESPNYRMGS; encoded by the coding sequence ATGCTACGTATTGCTAAAGAAGCACTGACGTTTGACGACGTCCTCTTAATTCCCGCCCATTCTACCGTTCTGCCTAACACTGCCGACCTGTCGACGCAGTTAACGAAAAATATTCGCCTGAATATTCCTATGCTCTCTGCGGCGATGGATACCGTGACTGAATCCGCTCTGGCCATCGCGCTGGCACAGGAAGGCGGACTGGGCTTTATTCACAAAAACATGTCCATCGAACGTCAGGCTGAAGAAGTGAGCCGCGTGAAAAAACACGAAAGCGGCGTTGTGGTTGATCCACAAACGGTCACCCCGGAAACCACGCTGCGTGAAGTGAAAGCGCTGACAGAGCGCAACGGCTTTGCCGGGTACCCCGTCGTAGCCAAAGATAACGAACTGGTTGGTATCATTACCGGGCGAGACGTGCGTTTTGTGACTGATTTAGAAAAACCGGTTAGCACGTTTATGACGCCCAAAGAGCGTCTGGTTACCGTTAAAGAAGGTGAAGCGCGCGATGTTGTCCTGCAAAAGATGCATGAAAAGCGCGTCGAAAAAGCGTTGGTAGTAGACGATAAATTTCATCTACTCGGTATGATCACAGTAAAAGATTTCCAGAAAGCAGAACGTAAACCTAACGCGTGTAAAGATGAACATGGTCGCCTGCGCGTTGGTGCGGCTGTTGGCGCGGGCGCCGGTAACGAAGAGCGCATTGATGCGCTGGTTGCTGCTGGCGTTGATGTTTTGCTGATCGATTCTTCGCACGGTCATTCCGAAGGCGTATTACAGCGTATTCGTGAAACACGTGCCAAATATCCTAACCTTGACATTATTGGCGGTAACGTCGCGACCGGCGCAGGCGCAAAGGCGCTTGTCGACGCGGGGGTGAGTGCGGTCAAAGTGGGTATCGGTCCTGGCTCCATCTGTACTACCCGTATCGTGACAGGCGTAGGTGTACCGCAGATTACAGCCATCTCCGATGCGGTTGACGCGTTGGAGGGTACAGGTATTCCTGTCATTGCCGATGGCGGCATCCGTTTCTCTGGCGACATCGCCAAAGCTATCGCAGCAGGGGCGGCTTGCGTTATGGTCGGTTCTATGCTGGCCGGTACGGAAGAATCTCCGGGGGAGATCGAGTTATACCAGGGGCGCGCCTTCAAATCTTATCGGGGCATGGGGTCATTGGGCGCGATGTCAAAAGGTTCTTCCGATCGTTATTTCCAGAGCGACAATGCCGCCGACAAACTGGTGCCGGAAGGTATTGAAGGCCGCGTAGCCTATAAAGGTCGCCTGAAAGAAATCGTCCATCAGCAAATGGGCGGCCTACGTTCCTGTATGGGATTGACCGGTTGCGGCACTATTGATGCCCTGCGCACGCAGGCCGAATTTGTGCGTATCAGCGGTGCTGGCATCCAGGAAAGCCACGTTCATGACGTGACCATTACTAAAGAGTCGCCGAACTACCGTATGGGTTCATAA
- the bamB gene encoding outer membrane protein assembly factor BamB, which yields MQLRKTLLVGVVSVALLSGCSLFNSEEDVVTMSPLPQVENQFTPTKVWNSAVGSGIGEFYSNLHPAWQGDRVFAADRRGTVKAMDLNDGKEIWRVDLSEKTNFFSRNNPALLSGGVTVAGNHVYIGSEKAQVYALNTEDGSSVWQTRVAGEALSRPVVSDGVVLIHTSNGILQALNEADGTIKWSVNLDMPTLSLRGESAPTTAFGAAIVGGDNGRVNAVLINQGQLIWQQRISQPSGATEIDRLNDVDTTPVVVGEVVYALGYNGNMTALDLRSGQMLWKREIGSVHDFIIDGDRIYLVDQDDRVIALSTNGGVSLWRQSDLLHRGLTAPVLYNGYLVVGDTEGYLHWLNTADGRFVAQQKVDSSGFLSKPVVASDKLLIQSRNGDVYAFTR from the coding sequence ATGCAATTGCGTAAAACACTGTTGGTAGGCGTGGTTTCTGTTGCCCTGCTAAGCGGATGTTCGCTGTTTAACAGCGAAGAAGATGTTGTCACGATGTCCCCACTGCCGCAGGTGGAAAATCAGTTTACACCGACCAAAGTGTGGAACAGCGCTGTGGGGAGCGGCATTGGCGAGTTTTATTCTAATCTTCATCCTGCATGGCAAGGCGATCGTGTTTTTGCTGCCGATCGTCGCGGTACGGTAAAGGCGATGGATCTGAATGACGGTAAAGAGATTTGGCGAGTCGATCTTTCCGAGAAAACCAATTTCTTCTCTCGTAACAATCCAGCGCTGCTGTCGGGGGGCGTTACGGTAGCAGGGAATCATGTCTATATCGGCAGTGAAAAGGCACAAGTGTATGCGCTTAACACCGAAGATGGCTCGTCGGTATGGCAGACGAGAGTAGCTGGTGAAGCGCTGTCTCGCCCTGTAGTCAGTGATGGTGTCGTGCTGATACACACGAGTAATGGCATATTGCAGGCATTGAATGAGGCAGATGGCACTATCAAATGGAGCGTCAATCTGGATATGCCAACATTGTCTCTGCGCGGCGAATCGGCGCCCACGACCGCATTTGGTGCGGCGATTGTCGGGGGGGACAATGGCCGGGTGAATGCGGTGCTGATCAACCAAGGTCAATTGATTTGGCAGCAACGTATTTCGCAGCCAAGTGGCGCGACCGAAATCGATCGCCTGAACGATGTCGACACGACGCCTGTAGTGGTGGGTGAAGTGGTCTATGCGCTGGGCTACAATGGCAACATGACCGCGCTGGATCTGCGCTCCGGGCAGATGTTGTGGAAGCGTGAAATCGGTTCAGTACATGATTTCATCATTGACGGCGATCGCATCTATCTGGTCGATCAGGATGACCGGGTAATTGCATTGAGCACTAATGGTGGCGTTAGCCTGTGGCGACAAAGCGATCTGCTCCATCGCGGTTTGACGGCACCGGTATTGTACAATGGTTATTTGGTTGTAGGTGATACCGAAGGTTATCTGCATTGGCTGAATACGGCAGATGGCCGCTTTGTGGCGCAGCAAAAAGTGGATAGCTCTGGTTTCCTGAGTAAACCTGTAGTCGCCAGCGATAAATTATTGATTCAATCAAGAAATGGTGATGTTTACGCGTTCACTCGTTAA
- the guaA gene encoding glutamine-hydrolyzing GMP synthase — MTQNIHQHRILILDFGSQYTQLVARRVRELGVYCELWAWDVTEEQIRGFNPNGIILSGGPESTTEFGSPRAPEYVFTAGVPVLGVCYGMQTMAMQLGGHVEGSNQREFGYAQVEVKTESALVRGIQDALSATGAPLLDVWMSHGDKVTAIPDGFETVASTDTCPFAIMANEEKRFYGVQFHPEVTHTRQGQRILERFVLDICQCDALWTPDKIIDDAVKRIRQQVGDDKVILGLSGGVDSSVTAMLLHRAIGDRLTCVFVDNGLLRLNEAQQVMDMFGDHFGLNIVHVEGEQRFLDALKGENDPEAKRKIIGRVFVEVFDEEALKLEDVKWLAQGTIYPDVIESAASATGKAHVIKSHHNVGGLPKEMKMGLVEPLRELFKDEVRKIGLELGLPYDMLYRHPFPGPGLGVRVLGEVKKEYCDLLRRADAIFIEELHKADLYNKVSQAFTVFLPVRSVGVMGDGRKYDWVVSLRAVETIDFMTAHWAHLPYDFLGRVSNRIINEVDGISRVVYDISGKPPATIEWE; from the coding sequence ATGACGCAAAACATTCATCAACATCGCATTCTTATTCTGGATTTCGGTTCGCAATATACGCAATTGGTTGCACGACGCGTACGTGAACTTGGCGTTTACTGTGAACTCTGGGCATGGGATGTCACGGAAGAGCAGATTCGCGGCTTTAATCCCAACGGGATCATCCTGTCCGGTGGCCCCGAAAGCACCACCGAATTCGGTAGCCCGCGCGCGCCGGAATACGTTTTCACCGCCGGTGTACCGGTATTGGGCGTATGTTACGGCATGCAGACGATGGCGATGCAATTGGGCGGTCACGTTGAAGGTTCCAACCAGCGTGAGTTTGGTTATGCGCAGGTAGAAGTTAAAACCGAGAGTGCCTTGGTGCGCGGTATTCAGGACGCGCTGAGTGCAACGGGAGCGCCGCTGCTGGATGTCTGGATGAGCCACGGCGACAAAGTGACGGCAATCCCGGACGGGTTTGAGACGGTTGCGAGTACCGATACCTGTCCGTTTGCCATCATGGCGAACGAAGAAAAACGTTTTTACGGCGTGCAATTCCACCCGGAAGTGACGCATACCCGGCAGGGCCAGCGAATTTTGGAACGTTTTGTTCTTGATATCTGCCAGTGTGACGCGCTATGGACGCCAGACAAAATTATCGATGATGCGGTGAAGCGTATCCGCCAGCAGGTTGGCGATGACAAAGTGATTCTCGGCCTGTCAGGCGGTGTTGACTCCTCCGTGACCGCGATGCTGTTGCACCGCGCGATTGGCGATCGTCTGACGTGCGTGTTTGTTGATAACGGTCTGCTACGTTTAAACGAAGCCCAGCAGGTGATGGACATGTTCGGCGACCACTTTGGTCTGAACATCGTTCACGTGGAAGGCGAGCAGCGCTTCCTGGACGCGCTAAAAGGCGAGAACGATCCGGAAGCAAAACGTAAAATCATCGGCCGCGTGTTCGTGGAAGTGTTCGACGAAGAAGCGCTGAAGCTGGAAGACGTGAAGTGGCTGGCGCAGGGTACAATCTATCCTGACGTAATCGAGTCCGCGGCCTCCGCGACCGGTAAAGCACACGTCATCAAATCTCACCACAACGTGGGCGGCCTGCCGAAAGAGATGAAGATGGGTCTGGTCGAACCGCTGCGCGAGTTGTTCAAAGACGAGGTGCGTAAGATCGGTCTGGAGCTGGGGCTGCCGTATGACATGCTCTACCGCCACCCGTTCCCCGGCCCAGGATTGGGCGTGCGCGTGCTGGGCGAAGTAAAGAAAGAGTACTGCGATCTGCTGCGTCGCGCGGACGCGATCTTCATCGAAGAGTTGCACAAAGCCGACCTGTACAACAAGGTAAGCCAGGCGTTCACCGTGTTCCTGCCGGTTCGCTCCGTCGGGGTAATGGGCGATGGCCGTAAGTACGACTGGGTTGTTTCCCTGCGAGCGGTGGAAACCATCGACTTTATGACCGCGCACTGGGCGCATTTGCCATACGATTTCTTAGGCCGCGTCTCCAATCGCATCATCAACGAAGTCGACGGCATCTCCCGCGTCGTTTATGACATATCGGGTAAGCCACCGGCAACGATCGAGTGGGAATAA
- the hisS gene encoding histidine--tRNA ligase yields MAKNIQAIRGMNDYLPAETALWQRIENSLKNVLSSYGYSEIRTPIVEQTSLFKRAIGEVTDVVEKEMYTFDDRNGDSLTLRPENTASCVRAGIEHGILYNQEQRLWYIGPMFRHERPQKGRYRQFHQLGCEVFGLQGPDIDAELILMTARWWRVLGIADHVKLELNSIGSLDARARYREALVAFLEQHKELLDEDCLRRMYTNPLRVLDTKNPQIQKLLDDAPVLTDYLDDESRAHFEALGELLTQCGIPYTVNPRLVRGLDYYNRTVFEWVTTSLGAQGTVCAGGRYDGMVEQLGGHATPAVGFAMGLERLVLLVQSVNPDFKAQPSVDVYLISSGAGTQVAAMQLAEKLRDVLPQLKLMINYGGGNFKKQFARADKWGARFALVLGENEVAASQVVIKNLSTGDQDTLAQADVASRLATLLN; encoded by the coding sequence GTGGCAAAAAATATTCAAGCCATTCGCGGTATGAACGATTACCTGCCAGCCGAAACGGCGTTGTGGCAGCGTATTGAAAACAGCCTGAAGAACGTACTCAGTAGCTACGGCTATAGTGAGATCCGTACACCGATTGTTGAGCAGACATCGCTGTTTAAACGTGCGATTGGAGAAGTAACCGATGTGGTTGAAAAGGAAATGTATACCTTTGACGACCGCAATGGCGATAGCCTGACGTTACGTCCTGAGAATACCGCATCTTGTGTTCGTGCCGGCATTGAACACGGTATTCTCTACAATCAGGAGCAGCGGCTATGGTATATCGGGCCGATGTTCCGCCATGAACGCCCACAAAAAGGGCGCTATCGCCAATTTCATCAGTTGGGCTGTGAAGTTTTTGGACTGCAAGGGCCTGATATTGATGCTGAATTGATCCTGATGACGGCTCGCTGGTGGCGCGTCTTGGGTATTGCCGATCACGTAAAGCTGGAACTAAACTCAATTGGTTCGTTAGACGCTCGCGCCCGCTATCGCGAGGCGCTGGTTGCATTCCTTGAGCAGCATAAAGAGCTGCTGGATGAAGACTGCCTACGTCGGATGTATACCAACCCGTTACGCGTTCTGGATACTAAAAATCCGCAGATTCAAAAACTGTTAGATGACGCGCCGGTGTTGACAGATTATCTGGATGATGAATCGCGTGCGCACTTTGAGGCATTAGGTGAACTTTTAACGCAGTGTGGTATCCCATATACCGTTAATCCGCGTTTGGTTCGCGGTTTGGATTATTACAATCGTACGGTATTTGAATGGGTGACCACCAGCCTGGGCGCTCAGGGTACGGTCTGTGCCGGTGGGCGCTATGACGGCATGGTCGAGCAACTGGGGGGACATGCGACACCCGCTGTCGGTTTTGCTATGGGGCTGGAGCGTCTGGTTCTATTAGTTCAATCAGTAAACCCGGATTTCAAGGCGCAGCCAAGCGTAGACGTCTACCTGATTTCTTCCGGTGCGGGGACGCAGGTTGCCGCGATGCAATTGGCAGAGAAATTACGTGATGTTCTGCCGCAGTTGAAGCTGATGATTAATTATGGCGGCGGCAACTTTAAGAAACAGTTTGCCCGCGCTGACAAATGGGGCGCGCGTTTCGCGCTGGTGTTGGGCGAAAATGAAGTAGCGGCGAGTCAAGTGGTGATTAAAAATCTGAGCACTGGCGATCAGGATACATTGGCGCAGGCCGATGTCGCATCTCGACTGGCAACGTTACTGAATTGA
- a CDS encoding YfgM family protein: MEVYTTENEQVDALRRFLAENGKALVVGVVLGVGALVGWRFWQSHQNDNVLAASAEYQQLTEQLVDGKADAIAAAEKFTAENKNAYGALASLELARHYVDQKAFAKAEQQLVHAQSQTKDPDLLAVINLRLARVQLQENKADDALKTLDAIKLEGWASQVAEVRGDILVSKGDNQAAREAYNKGLSSNPSQAQQALLRMKLNNLSS, from the coding sequence GTGGAAGTCTATACCACAGAGAATGAACAGGTTGATGCGCTACGACGTTTCCTCGCGGAGAACGGAAAGGCGCTCGTTGTTGGCGTTGTGCTGGGAGTCGGTGCGCTGGTTGGCTGGCGTTTCTGGCAAAGCCATCAAAATGATAACGTGCTAGCCGCTTCTGCGGAATATCAGCAACTGACGGAGCAATTAGTCGACGGCAAAGCTGATGCGATTGCCGCCGCTGAGAAATTCACGGCGGAGAATAAGAACGCCTATGGCGCGTTGGCATCTCTGGAACTGGCTCGTCATTATGTTGATCAAAAAGCGTTTGCTAAAGCAGAGCAACAATTGGTGCACGCGCAATCCCAGACCAAAGATCCAGATCTGCTGGCAGTGATCAATCTGCGTTTGGCGCGGGTGCAGCTACAGGAAAATAAAGCCGATGACGCGCTGAAGACGTTGGATGCCATTAAGCTGGAAGGCTGGGCTTCGCAGGTCGCGGAGGTGCGTGGCGATATTCTGGTGAGTAAGGGCGATAATCAGGCGGCGCGTGAGGCCTATAATAAAGGACTGTCTTCCAATCCATCGCAGGCACAGCAAGCGCTACTGCGTATGAAACTGAACAACCTGTCCAGCTAA